The following proteins are encoded in a genomic region of Pseudoxanthomonas suwonensis 11-1:
- a CDS encoding TonB-dependent receptor — protein sequence MHTRSNRRKTPVTLLAASIGLALHAPVFAQETGQAVELDTIVVTGYRASLERAIDIKRGEAGVVDAIVAEDVGKFPDLNLAESLQRIPGVVITRDAGEGRNISVRGLGPDFTRVRINGMEALTTVGSTDQNGGTNRTRGFDFNVFASDLFSQMIVRKTAQADVEEGSLGATVDLVTARPFDYSGFTVAASAQASYNDMSGDATPRVAGLIANTWADGRFGALLSVAHTKRKALEQGTGTGRWANGTSNGGFNPASTFTDAMSADVFHPRFPRYTWMEHDQDRTGVTASLQFKPGDNTQFSLDGLYSKIDATRREHYIEAISFSRSASQGGKPETIVRDGYIDPATGALLYGRFDDVDVRAEHRYDEWDTVFKQVSLSGEHEFSDSFKLTGKLGTSSSRHDNPVQATIMMDKLNVDGYSYDYRGDKWAPVIDYGIDPTDPEGWTLSTIRMRANKVENDFDVGQLDFNWSISPGFRLKGGVLAKDYGFESMEWRRTATETIVPAFSDGTRIVPVDMVQMARLSGMSGSPGQWVVPDFDAIADHFDIFSGDGTFALSPYAASNRSVEEKDRGAYLMGEFSTDLGNIPFSGNFGVRYVKTKQASTGIATIAGTPTPLTVSREYSDTLPSLNLVAEVAPDLLVRFGAAKVMSRPGLGSLTPGVTVSVSGGSRNVTGGNPGLDPIRAETYDLSAEWYFQDSAMLSLGLFYKDIESFVQTTREVRPFYTSGLPASVAEGFGVSANDDFVFSVPVNTPGGPLKGVEANFIQPFTFLPGNWANLGVQLNYTFVDSKIQYLTSSGAASLRTDLTGLSRHSWNATLFYEGQTFSGRVSATNRDNYLIQVPGTEQGFTSDVHGQNGITYVDASLRYKVSEQIELSLEGINLTNEPSLQSWVGAASQLPLDYSLTGRQYLMGIRYKF from the coding sequence ATGCACACTCGTAGCAACCGCCGTAAGACACCGGTTACCTTGCTGGCCGCATCCATCGGCCTCGCGCTGCATGCACCTGTGTTCGCGCAAGAGACCGGGCAGGCGGTGGAACTGGACACCATCGTGGTGACCGGCTATCGCGCCAGCCTCGAGCGCGCCATCGACATCAAGCGTGGCGAGGCCGGCGTGGTCGACGCCATCGTCGCCGAGGACGTGGGCAAGTTCCCCGACCTCAACCTGGCCGAATCGCTGCAGCGCATTCCCGGCGTGGTCATCACCCGTGACGCCGGCGAGGGCCGCAACATCTCCGTCCGCGGCCTGGGCCCGGACTTCACCCGCGTGCGCATCAACGGCATGGAGGCGCTGACCACGGTCGGCTCCACCGACCAGAACGGCGGCACCAACCGCACCCGCGGCTTCGACTTCAACGTCTTCGCCTCGGACCTGTTCTCGCAGATGATCGTGCGCAAGACCGCGCAGGCCGACGTCGAGGAGGGCTCGCTGGGCGCCACGGTCGACCTGGTCACCGCGCGTCCGTTCGACTACAGCGGCTTCACCGTCGCCGCCAGCGCGCAGGCCTCCTACAACGACATGTCCGGCGACGCCACCCCGCGCGTGGCCGGCCTGATCGCCAACACCTGGGCCGACGGCAGGTTCGGCGCCCTGCTGTCGGTGGCCCACACCAAGCGCAAGGCGCTGGAGCAGGGCACCGGCACCGGCCGCTGGGCCAACGGCACCAGCAACGGCGGCTTCAATCCGGCCTCGACCTTCACCGATGCCATGTCCGCCGACGTGTTCCACCCGCGCTTCCCGCGCTACACCTGGATGGAGCACGACCAGGACCGCACCGGCGTGACCGCCTCGCTGCAGTTCAAGCCCGGCGACAACACCCAGTTCTCGCTGGACGGCCTGTACTCGAAGATCGACGCGACCCGCCGCGAGCACTACATCGAGGCGATCTCCTTCAGCCGCTCGGCCTCGCAGGGCGGCAAGCCCGAGACCATCGTCCGCGACGGCTACATCGACCCGGCCACGGGTGCGCTGCTGTACGGCCGCTTCGACGACGTCGACGTGCGCGCCGAGCACCGCTACGACGAGTGGGATACGGTCTTCAAGCAGGTCAGCCTGTCCGGCGAGCACGAGTTCAGCGACAGCTTCAAGCTGACCGGCAAGCTCGGCACCTCCTCGTCCCGGCACGACAATCCCGTGCAGGCGACGATCATGATGGACAAGCTCAACGTCGACGGCTACAGCTACGACTACCGCGGCGACAAGTGGGCGCCGGTAATCGACTACGGCATCGACCCGACCGATCCGGAAGGCTGGACCCTGTCCACCATCCGCATGCGCGCCAACAAGGTCGAGAACGACTTCGACGTCGGCCAGCTCGACTTCAACTGGAGCATCAGCCCCGGCTTCCGCCTCAAGGGCGGCGTGCTGGCCAAGGACTACGGCTTCGAGTCGATGGAGTGGCGCCGCACCGCCACCGAGACCATCGTGCCGGCGTTCTCGGACGGCACCCGGATCGTGCCGGTGGACATGGTGCAGATGGCGCGCCTGAGCGGCATGTCCGGTTCGCCGGGCCAGTGGGTGGTGCCGGACTTCGACGCCATCGCCGACCACTTCGACATCTTCAGCGGCGACGGCACCTTCGCCCTGTCGCCGTACGCGGCCAGCAACCGCAGCGTCGAGGAGAAGGACCGCGGCGCCTACCTGATGGGCGAGTTCTCCACCGACCTGGGCAACATCCCGTTCTCGGGCAACTTCGGCGTGCGCTACGTCAAGACCAAGCAGGCCTCGACCGGCATCGCCACCATCGCCGGCACGCCCACCCCGTTGACCGTCTCGCGCGAGTACAGCGACACCCTGCCGTCGCTGAACCTGGTCGCCGAGGTCGCGCCCGACCTGCTGGTCCGCTTCGGCGCGGCCAAGGTCATGAGCCGCCCGGGACTGGGCAGCCTGACCCCGGGCGTGACCGTCAGCGTCAGCGGCGGCTCGCGCAACGTCACCGGCGGCAACCCGGGCCTCGACCCGATCCGCGCCGAGACCTACGACCTGTCGGCCGAGTGGTACTTCCAGGACAGCGCGATGCTGAGCCTGGGGCTGTTCTACAAGGACATCGAGAGCTTCGTGCAGACCACCCGCGAGGTGCGGCCGTTCTACACCAGCGGCCTGCCGGCCAGCGTCGCCGAGGGCTTCGGCGTCAGCGCGAACGACGACTTCGTGTTCTCGGTGCCGGTCAACACCCCGGGCGGCCCGCTCAAGGGCGTGGAGGCGAACTTCATCCAGCCGTTCACCTTCCTGCCGGGCAACTGGGCCAACCTGGGCGTGCAGCTGAACTACACCTTCGTCGATTCGAAGATCCAGTACCTGACCAGCTCCGGCGCCGCTTCGCTGCGCACCGACCTGACCGGCCTGTCGCGGCACTCGTGGAACGCCACCCTGTTCTACGAAGGCCAGACCTTCTCCGGCCGCGTCTCGGCGACCAACCGCGACAACTACCTGATCCAGGTCCCGGGCACCGAGCAGGGCTTCACCAGCGACGTGCATGGCCAGAACGGCATCACCTACGTCGACGCCTCGCTGCGCTACAAGGTCAGCGAGCAGATCGAGCTGAGCCTGGAAGGCATCAACCTCACCAACGAGCCGTCGCTGCAGTCCTGGGTCGGCGCCGCCTCGCAGCTGCCGCTGGATTACAGCCTGACCGGACGCCAGTACCTGATGGGCATCCGCTACAAGTTCTGA
- a CDS encoding sugar kinase, with protein MSARVVCFGELLLRLSAPGREKLLQSPQLEVRVGGAEANVGVSLARFGHRVDMVSTVADNALGEAVVGELRRHGVGTSAVRHVPGRMGLYFLAPGAIHRPAEVLYDRAGSAFALAAEEAYDWPALLAGADWLHLSGITPALGANTAAAALAAARAARAAGVKVSFDGNFRPKLWEAWEGDARAILRGLMAEADVLFADHRDMGVVLGGQYAQAEPLQRVEAAAADAFAAFPHLQWLACTLRSPRNVDHHALAGVLVGRSSGTALAPQEEVGPIVDRIGGGDAFAAGVLHGLARGWEPERTIRFGLAAGCLKHSVPGDFNLVSEADVEALVGEGRYDVKR; from the coding sequence ATGTCCGCGCGTGTCGTGTGTTTCGGTGAACTGTTGCTGCGCCTGAGCGCGCCTGGCCGCGAGAAGCTGCTGCAGAGCCCGCAGCTGGAAGTCCGGGTGGGGGGCGCGGAGGCCAACGTCGGGGTGTCGCTGGCCCGGTTCGGCCACCGCGTCGACATGGTCAGCACCGTGGCCGACAACGCCCTGGGCGAGGCCGTCGTCGGCGAGCTGCGGCGCCATGGGGTCGGCACCTCCGCCGTGCGCCACGTGCCCGGGCGCATGGGCCTGTACTTCCTAGCCCCCGGCGCCATCCACCGGCCGGCCGAGGTCCTGTACGACCGCGCCGGCTCGGCCTTCGCCCTGGCCGCGGAAGAGGCCTACGACTGGCCGGCGTTGCTGGCCGGGGCCGACTGGCTGCACCTGTCCGGCATCACCCCGGCGCTGGGCGCCAACACCGCCGCCGCCGCCCTGGCCGCGGCCCGCGCCGCGCGCGCCGCCGGGGTGAAGGTGTCGTTCGATGGCAACTTCCGGCCGAAGCTGTGGGAGGCATGGGAGGGCGATGCCCGGGCCATCCTGCGCGGGCTGATGGCCGAGGCCGACGTGCTGTTCGCCGACCACCGCGACATGGGCGTGGTGCTCGGCGGCCAGTACGCGCAGGCCGAGCCCCTGCAGCGGGTTGAAGCCGCGGCCGCCGATGCCTTCGCTGCCTTCCCGCACCTGCAGTGGCTGGCCTGCACCCTGCGCAGCCCGCGCAACGTCGACCACCACGCCCTGGCCGGCGTCCTGGTCGGCCGCTCGTCGGGCACCGCGCTGGCACCGCAGGAGGAGGTCGGCCCGATCGTGGACCGCATCGGCGGCGGCGACGCCTTCGCCGCCGGCGTGCTGCACGGCCTCGCACGCGGCTGGGAACCGGAGCGCACGATCCGCTTCGGCCTGGCCGCCGGCTGCCTCAAGCATTCGGTCCCGGGCGACTTCAACCTGGTATCGGAGGCCGACGTCGAGGCGCTGGTCGGCGAGGGCCGCTACGACGTGAAGCGCTAG
- a CDS encoding response regulator, producing MNATTPRLRVALADDQALVRAGLRALLERLEVTVALEAEDGQALLDALQAQPVDVVLSDVRMPGMDGIAMLRGLRARGDATPVLLLTTFDEADLLLDAREAGAQGFLLKDAAPGQLHQAILRVAAGETLLAPVSTDPVRARYRFHDDRAPGEGFNPREVAILRLLAGGYSNKEIARSLFLAEGTVKNYVSAILDKLGTRDRTRAVLKAITLRII from the coding sequence ATGAACGCCACGACGCCGCGCCTGCGGGTCGCGCTGGCCGACGACCAGGCCCTGGTCCGCGCGGGCCTGCGCGCCCTGCTCGAGCGCCTGGAGGTGACGGTCGCGCTGGAAGCCGAGGACGGCCAGGCACTGCTGGATGCGCTGCAGGCGCAGCCGGTGGACGTGGTGCTCAGCGACGTGCGCATGCCGGGCATGGATGGCATCGCCATGCTGCGCGGGCTGCGTGCCCGTGGCGATGCGACGCCGGTGCTGCTGCTGACCACCTTCGACGAGGCCGACCTGCTGCTGGACGCGCGCGAGGCCGGCGCCCAGGGCTTCCTGCTCAAGGACGCCGCGCCTGGGCAACTGCACCAGGCAATCCTGCGCGTGGCCGCCGGCGAGACCCTGCTGGCGCCGGTGAGCACGGATCCGGTGCGGGCGCGCTACCGCTTCCACGACGACCGCGCGCCCGGGGAAGGCTTCAACCCGCGCGAGGTGGCGATCCTGCGCCTGCTGGCCGGCGGCTATTCCAACAAGGAGATCGCGCGGAGTTTGTTCCTGGCCGAGGGCACGGTGAAGAATTACGTCTCGGCGATCCTCGACAAGCTCGGCACCCGCGACCGCACCCGCGCCGTGCTCAAGGCCATCACCCTGCGGATCATCTGA